The following coding sequences are from one Carassius gibelio isolate Cgi1373 ecotype wild population from Czech Republic chromosome B7, carGib1.2-hapl.c, whole genome shotgun sequence window:
- the rab1ba gene encoding zRAB1B, member RAS oncogene family a, with protein sequence MNPEYDYLFKLLLIGDSGVGKSCLLLRFADDTYTESYISTIGVDFKIRTIELDGKTIKLQIWDTAGQERFRTITSSYYRGAHGIIVVYDVTDQESYNNVKQWLQEIDRYASENVNKLLVGNKCDLTTKKVVDYTTAKEFADSLAIPFLETSAKNATNVEQAFMTMAAEIKKRMGPGATTGGDKPNLKIESTPVRQSGGGCC encoded by the exons ATGAATCCAGAATA TGACTACCTGTTCAAACTGCTCCTCATCGGTGACTCTGGAGTCGGGAAGTCGTGTCTGCTGTTGAGATTTGCT GATGACACATACACTGAGAGCTACATCAGCACCATAGGTGTGGACTTCAAGATCCGCACCATTGAACTTGATGGCAAAACCATTAAGCTACAGATT TGGGACACTGCAGGGCAAGAAAGATTTCGAACCATCACCTCCAGTTACTACCGAGGGGCTCACGGTATCATTGTGGTTTATGATGTCACGGATCAG GAATcatataacaatgttaaacagtGGCTACAGGAAATAGACCGCTACGCAAGCGAGAACGTTAATAAGCTGCTGGTGGGGAACAAATGTGACCTTACCACCAAGAAAGTAGTGGACTACACAACAGCCAAG GAATTTGCTGATTCTTTAGCAATCCCCTTCCTTGAGACGAGCGCCAAGAATGCCACGAATGTGGAGCAGGCCTTCATGACTATGGCTGCTGAGATCAAGAAGCGCATGGGCCCTGGAGCGACAACCGGAGGAGACAAGCCCAACCTGAAGATCGAGAGCACTCCTGTGCGGCAGTCTGGCGGCGGCTGCTGTTGA
- the si:ch73-40a2.1 gene encoding hepatocyte growth factor receptor has translation MFYFVLFISWTVSADVSVELTPIREEIFDSSKQPRLQWTFSPSNAWNETKMKLGKDYKHSIYQACNPELDNDHKTLWTKWIPKQDAHELFLHLSFAQADQEPLHIYVRESDQMHDQYYRKPKMQAVFKIAVDHPFPDAVPQDEHLIHAKDLKLGKISKKGFFLGFSHSSKCTFIASIQVFFLKCPAFVWNQTKFEETAAGGLGRGACVNGSVEISTPMRECKTNGTWGPPQGSCVCETGYQTDGNCSEVSPPVSLLSPADTTADSSLGLSAGLVCSLMVLLILIAVVFIFVRSHKLSEGQETEPLSISGVTRYRRSQEQVYTVHPEPVSTCRMSSCDQIGENRPFPTRSTALVGEVSQRDNGYVQLHTDRLQLESTRSVEVLEGMSDRLLCYLRDVMVERTKLTMGQKLGKGEFGAVYEGIFSPQKGQDIRVAVKTLKGAVHSKEDLESFLKEAEIMKHFDHVNVVKLLGVALERDPGSSIHTPLVILPFMKHGDLHSFLKASRYGDIPMFVPYQSLLGFMIDIAAGMEYLSLQGFLHRDLAARNCMLGDDMHVCVADFGLSKNIYSSNYYRQKNMDVNMPVRWMAIESLSDFLFTTKSDVWSFGITMWEITSRGKVPYPGISGHELLHFLENGHRLKQGDNDSKLYELMLSCWHRDPSQRPGFGELGQSLKALLSELPALEASDEGHYINLSLKAASDHQESTETLEPEGERMM, from the exons atgttttattttgtattattcattTCATGGACTGTCTCTGCTGATGTGTCCGTAGAGCTAACACCAATCAGAG AAGAAATATTTGATTCAAGCAAACAGCCTCGGCTACAATGGACATTCTCCCCATCAAACGCT TGGAATGAAACAAAAATGAAGCTTGGAAAAGACTATAAACACTCTATCTATCAAGCTTGTAACCCAGAATTGGATAATGATCACAAAACACTGTGGACCAAATGGATCCCCAAACAAGATGCCCATGAGCTTTTTCTGCACCTAAGTTTTGCCCAAGCGGACCAGGAGCCTCTTCATATCTATGTGCGAGAATCGGACCAAATGCACGATCAGTACTATAGAAAACCAAAAATGCAAGCTGTTTTCAAGATCGCAGTCGATCATCCGTTTCCTGATGCTGTCCCTCAGGATGAACACCTGATCCATGCTAAGGACCTTAAATTGGGAAAGATCTCTAAGAAGGGTTTTTTCCTGGGATTTAGCCACAGCAGCAAGTGCACTTTTATTGCTTCAATCCAGGTGTTCTTCCTAAAATGCCCAGCATTTGTTTGGAACCAAACGAAATTTGAGGAAACAGCAGCAGGAGGGTTGGGGAGAGGAGCTTGTGTTAACGGTTCTGTGGAGATCAGCACCCCAATGAGGGAATGTAAAACAAATGGGACGTGGGGTCCACCGCAGGGGTCATGTGTCTGTGAAACAGGATACCAGACAGATGGAAACTGTTCAGAAG TAAGCCCTCCAGTCAGCCTGTTGTCCCCCGCTGACACCACAGCTGATTCCAGCCTGGGACTCTCTGCTGGTCTAGTGTGTTCTCTTATGGTTCTTCTCATTCTCATTGCTGTTGTGTTCATCTTTGTAAGGAGTCACAAGCTCAG TGAAGGTCAAGAAACAGAGCCCTTATCCATATCTGGTGTGACTCGATATCGACGCTCTCAAGAACAAGTTTACACCGTTCACCCGGAGCCAGTCAGCA CTTGTAGGATGAGCAGCTGTGATCAGATTGGTGAAAATAGGCCTTTTCCTACCAGAAGTACAGCACTTGTAGGGGAAGTGTCTCAGCGTGATAATGGATATGTACAGCTGCATACTGACCGACTTCAGCTGGAATCCACAA GATCAGTTGAGGTGCTGGAAGGAATGAGTGATAGGCTGCTGTGTTATCTTAGAGACGTGATGGTGGAACGGACAAAGCTGACAATGGGCCAAAAGCTTGGGAAAG GAGAATTTGGGGCCGTCTATGAAGGTATATTTTCCCCTCAGAAAGGACAAGATATCAGAGTGGCAGTGAAAACCTTGAAAG GTGCAGTCCACAGTAAAGAAGATCTGGAGTCCTTCCTTAAGGAAGCAGAAATTATGAAGCATTTTGATCATGTGAATGTTGTGAAATTGCTTG GGGTCGCACTGGAGCGGGACCCGGGGTCCTCCATCCACACACCGCTTGTTATTCTTCCCTTCATGAAGCATGGAGATCTGCACAGCTTCCTTAAAGCAAGCCGCTACGGTGATATTCCCATG TTTGTGCCTTATCAGAGTCTTCTGGGTTTCATGATTGACATTGCTGCAGGAATGGAGTATCTCAGCCTGCAGGGTTTCTTACACAGAGACCTGGCTGCCCGCAATTGCAT GTTGGGGGATGATATGCATGTCTGTGTGGCTGACTTTGGTCTGTCTAAGAACATCTATTCCAGTAACTACTATAGGCAGAAGAATATGGATGTTAACATGCCTGTGAGGTGGATGGCTATAGAGAGTCTGTCTGACTTCTTATTCACCACCAAGAGTGATGTG TGGTCTTTTGGAATAACCATGTGGGAGATCACATCCAGAGGGAAGGTGCCTTATCCAGGTATCTCTGGCCATGAGCTCCTACACTTCCTGGAAAACGGACACCGTCTCAAACAAGGGGACAATGACAGTAAACT ATATGAGCTTATGTTGAGCTGCTGGCACAGAGATCCCTCTCAGAGGCCAGGATTTGGAGAGCTGGGCCAGAGCCTCAAAGCACTTCTGTCTGAGCTTCCGGCCCTGGAGGCCAGCGATGAGGGTCACTACATCAACCTGAGTCTGAAGGCAGCCAGTGATCACCAGGAGAGCACAGAGACCCTGGAGCCTGAGGGGGAGAGGATGATGTAA